In Serratia sp. FDAARGOS_506, a genomic segment contains:
- a CDS encoding DUF1615 domain-containing protein, translating into MPIPRLFHPTPFRWLSLAALLALAGCTSKTTTTAPAARPADVKARLMTLIPANAGDRQGWATDITAAFAAQGIEPSDENLCSVLAVTEQESTFQANPQVPGLPKIAWKEIDRRADQMHIPNFLVHTALKISSSNGQSYSERLDKVRTEKDLSDIFDDMIDRVPMGQKLFGHLNPVHTGGPMQVSVAFAEAHAKGYPYPVDGSIRREVFSRRGGMYFGIMHLLGYPADYSRPIYRFADFNAGWYASRNAAFQNAVSRASAIPLALDGDLIDFGSDKPGSTELAVRTLGKRLNMSDSAIRRALEKGNTAGFADTDLYKKVFALAGGKLPREMLPGIQLESPKITRKLTTAWFAKRVDERRQRCMARAGG; encoded by the coding sequence ATGCCGATACCTCGTTTATTTCACCCGACGCCCTTCCGTTGGCTGAGCCTGGCCGCGCTGCTGGCGCTGGCGGGCTGTACCAGTAAAACCACCACCACGGCGCCGGCGGCGCGCCCCGCCGACGTCAAAGCGCGACTGATGACGCTGATCCCGGCCAACGCCGGCGATCGTCAGGGCTGGGCCACCGATATCACCGCCGCGTTCGCCGCGCAGGGCATCGAGCCGAGCGATGAGAACCTGTGTTCGGTGCTGGCGGTGACCGAACAGGAGTCGACATTCCAGGCTAACCCGCAGGTGCCGGGGCTGCCGAAGATCGCCTGGAAGGAGATCGATCGCCGTGCCGATCAGATGCACATCCCGAACTTTTTGGTGCACACCGCGCTGAAGATTTCGTCGTCGAACGGGCAGAGCTACAGCGAGCGCCTGGATAAGGTACGCACCGAAAAGGATCTGAGCGATATCTTCGATGACATGATCGACCGCGTGCCGATGGGGCAGAAGCTGTTCGGCCATTTAAACCCGGTACATACCGGCGGCCCGATGCAGGTGAGCGTCGCTTTCGCTGAGGCGCATGCCAAAGGGTATCCTTATCCGGTTGACGGTTCGATTCGGCGCGAAGTCTTCAGCCGGCGCGGCGGCATGTACTTCGGCATTATGCATTTGCTGGGGTATCCGGCCGATTACAGTCGGCCGATTTATCGCTTTGCCGACTTCAACGCCGGCTGGTACGCCAGCCGCAACGCGGCGTTCCAAAACGCGGTCAGCCGGGCGAGTGCGATTCCGCTGGCGCTGGACGGCGACCTGATCGATTTCGGCAGCGATAAGCCCGGCTCGACAGAACTGGCGGTGCGCACGCTCGGCAAGCGCCTGAACATGAGCGACAGCGCCATTCGTCGGGCGCTGGAGAAAGGCAACACGGCCGGCTTTGCCGACACCGACCTGTATAAGAAGGTCTTTGCGTTGGCGGGCGGCAAGCTGCCGCGCGAGATGCTGCCGGGTATCCAGCTGGAGAGCCCGAAAATCACCCGCAAGCTGACCACCGCCTGGTTCGCCAAGCGGGTGGATGAGCGCCGCCAGCGCTGCATGGCGCGCGCCGGCGGGTAA
- a CDS encoding alpha-keto acid decarboxylase family protein: MKITIGSFILQQLHALNVDRIYGVPGDYNLSLLELLESDERLAFIGNCNELNASYAADGYARMKGAGALIVTYGVGDLAALSGIAGAYAESSPVVCIAGTPPLHAMKNHQLLHHTLGDGNFDNVMNCFKQFTVAQALITPENAAQEIPRVISRAWIEKKPVYLQLPSDICDVEIEVAAAAAAPQLPASDKYNVQLAAMALLTKIKRAQRPIMLVDQMVDRYQLQQQVIDVAHRFAIPLTNMPTAKCIIPEDTAGWMGGYSGNLSRPELYERMAHSDCVLSFGVRLVDSTTGYFSQQIPAAAQVDIQPFSLKLDNTSYPAVATADLLQALLDLSEDAPVQPLAPLPDPREKLATPSDTPIDQAYLWQRIQRFIQADDVVVVENGTSGAAIGGMRMPGGVKVVNQPIWGSIGYTLPALLGTLMAAPERRHLLFIGDGSFQLTAQEVSTLLRCEQKPIIFLINNDGYTIERYILGENSSYNDIGPWDYAKLPAVLNTQAQPFCVAVETTQQLEMALEHASRQDRLAFIEVKVPMMDTPPVMKEFCNRCNSFNFGLTNPRRSV; this comes from the coding sequence ATGAAAATAACTATCGGGTCATTCATTCTGCAACAGCTTCACGCCTTGAACGTCGATCGCATTTACGGCGTGCCCGGCGACTACAACCTCAGCCTGCTGGAACTGCTGGAAAGCGATGAACGGCTGGCGTTTATCGGCAATTGCAATGAGTTGAACGCCTCCTACGCCGCCGACGGCTACGCCCGAATGAAAGGCGCCGGCGCGCTGATCGTCACCTACGGCGTCGGCGATCTGGCCGCGCTGTCCGGCATCGCCGGCGCCTATGCCGAATCCTCGCCGGTGGTCTGCATCGCCGGCACGCCGCCGCTGCACGCGATGAAAAATCATCAGCTATTGCACCATACTTTGGGCGATGGCAATTTCGACAACGTCATGAACTGTTTTAAACAATTCACCGTTGCTCAAGCCTTGATTACGCCGGAAAATGCCGCACAGGAAATTCCACGCGTTATTTCCCGCGCCTGGATAGAGAAGAAACCGGTCTATTTACAGCTGCCTTCCGATATTTGCGACGTCGAAATTGAAGTTGCCGCAGCCGCAGCGGCACCGCAGTTGCCGGCCAGCGATAAATACAATGTGCAATTAGCGGCGATGGCGCTGTTAACCAAAATAAAACGCGCACAGCGCCCGATCATGTTGGTCGACCAAATGGTGGATCGTTATCAGCTGCAGCAGCAGGTTATCGACGTCGCTCACCGCTTTGCTATTCCGCTGACCAATATGCCGACCGCCAAATGCATTATTCCGGAAGATACCGCCGGTTGGATGGGCGGCTACAGCGGCAACCTGTCGCGCCCCGAACTGTATGAACGCATGGCCCACTCAGACTGCGTACTGAGCTTCGGCGTGCGTCTGGTGGACTCCACCACCGGCTATTTCTCGCAGCAAATTCCCGCCGCCGCTCAGGTGGATATCCAGCCGTTCTCGCTGAAGTTGGACAACACTTCCTACCCGGCGGTGGCGACGGCGGATCTGCTGCAGGCGCTGCTGGATCTGAGTGAAGACGCGCCGGTACAGCCCCTGGCGCCGCTGCCCGATCCGCGTGAGAAGCTGGCGACGCCGAGCGATACCCCCATCGACCAGGCCTATCTGTGGCAACGGATCCAGCGATTTATCCAGGCGGATGACGTGGTGGTGGTGGAAAATGGCACCTCGGGTGCCGCCATCGGCGGCATGCGCATGCCCGGCGGCGTCAAGGTAGTCAACCAACCGATCTGGGGGTCGATCGGCTATACCCTGCCGGCGCTGCTCGGCACCCTGATGGCGGCGCCGGAGCGCCGGCACCTGCTGTTCATCGGTGACGGCTCCTTCCAGCTCACCGCGCAGGAAGTATCTACCCTGCTGCGCTGCGAGCAAAAGCCGATCATCTTCCTGATCAACAACGATGGCTACACCATCGAGCGCTATATCCTCGGTGAAAACTCGTCCTACAACGACATCGGCCCATGGGACTACGCCAAGTTGCCCGCGGTGCTGAATACCCAGGCGCAGCCGTTCTGCGTGGCAGTGGAAACCACGCAGCAGCTGGAAATGGCCCTGGAGCACGCCTCGCGGCAGGATCGGCTGGCGTTTATCGAGGTGAAAGTGCCGATGATGGATACACCGCCGGTAATGAAAGAGTTCTGCAACCGCTGCAACAGCTTCAACTTCGGCCTGACTAACCCGCGCCGCAGCGTCTGA
- a CDS encoding universal stress protein has protein sequence MKSYRHILVLIHDERDGRPLLRQTVAMVHGLPIAITVGHLNADYAELEYGSDALVKDRQAQEVIAAKAMLSRLVSAVDAPVAVKEIVTIRRFKDVSDFIHQAGIDLVVVGHQNRLFGLYSSYSLEFVNRLDVDVLVKHLSRE, from the coding sequence ATGAAAAGCTATCGACACATTCTGGTACTGATTCACGATGAACGCGATGGGCGGCCGTTGCTGCGTCAAACGGTGGCGATGGTGCACGGGCTGCCGATCGCCATCACCGTCGGCCACCTTAACGCCGACTATGCGGAGCTGGAGTACGGCAGCGATGCGTTGGTCAAAGATCGTCAGGCGCAGGAGGTGATCGCCGCCAAGGCGATGCTGAGCCGGCTGGTGAGCGCGGTCGATGCGCCGGTGGCGGTCAAGGAAATCGTCACCATCCGGCGCTTTAAAGACGTCAGCGATTTCATTCATCAGGCCGGTATCGATCTGGTGGTGGTCGGGCACCAAAACCGCCTGTTCGGTCTCTATTCCTCTTATTCTCTGGAGTTCGTGAACCGTCTCGATGTCGATGTGTTGGTCAAGCACCTTTCCCGCGAATAG
- the pagP gene encoding lipid IV(A) palmitoyltransferase PagP, protein MFLKRTLLACSLALIFPALPSYAEVGTESGNTAQAEKPGLWQRFTHNVAETWNNSPNHDLYIPAITWHNRWTYDDEHIDKYNERPWGAGYGISRYDSDGDWHGIYIMAFKDSFNKWEPIGGYAYEKIWRPLDDKDFRLGLGFTASVTARDNWKYIPIPAPLPLASIGYQRLTFQATYIPGTYNNGNVFFAWLRWQF, encoded by the coding sequence ATGTTTCTCAAACGGACTCTTTTGGCATGTTCTCTGGCGTTGATATTTCCTGCACTGCCTTCTTACGCTGAGGTTGGTACAGAAAGTGGCAATACCGCGCAGGCTGAAAAACCGGGTCTATGGCAGCGCTTTACCCATAACGTGGCGGAGACCTGGAACAACTCGCCTAACCACGATCTCTATATCCCGGCCATTACCTGGCACAACCGCTGGACTTACGATGACGAACATATCGATAAGTACAACGAGCGCCCGTGGGGGGCGGGCTACGGCATCTCCCGCTACGACAGCGACGGTGACTGGCATGGCATCTACATCATGGCGTTCAAGGATTCCTTCAACAAGTGGGAGCCGATCGGCGGTTACGCTTACGAGAAGATCTGGCGCCCGCTGGATGACAAGGATTTCCGCCTGGGGCTGGGCTTCACCGCCAGCGTCACCGCGCGCGACAACTGGAAATACATTCCTATCCCGGCCCCGCTGCCGTTGGCCTCTATCGGCTATCAGCGGCTGACGTTCCAGGCGACCTACATTCCCGGCACCTATAACAACGGCAACGTATTCTTCGCCTGGCTGCGCTGGCAGTTCTAA
- a CDS encoding DUF2501 domain-containing protein produces the protein MITKHRLLLALALSATLASGATQAAGLMDSLSSAAGELSKSGGDSSGGMSLSSLTGLLNGGDKALSSSSMTNAAGILQYCVKNNVLSANGAEGVKDQLLSKLGITSTENAKSQDYQQGLGGLLQTGEGKSLDLNSLGTSQITEKVKQKACDLVLKQGKSFIS, from the coding sequence ATGATCACCAAACATCGTTTACTGCTGGCTTTGGCGCTGTCCGCTACCCTGGCCAGCGGCGCCACTCAGGCCGCCGGACTGATGGATTCGCTCAGCAGCGCAGCGGGCGAACTGAGCAAATCGGGCGGCGACAGCAGCGGTGGCATGTCGCTCTCCTCGCTAACCGGCCTGCTGAACGGTGGCGACAAGGCGTTGAGCTCCAGCAGCATGACCAATGCCGCCGGTATCCTGCAGTACTGCGTGAAAAACAACGTGCTGTCGGCTAACGGTGCCGAAGGGGTGAAAGATCAGCTGCTCAGCAAGCTGGGCATCACCAGCACCGAAAACGCCAAGAGCCAGGATTATCAGCAGGGCCTGGGCGGCTTGCTGCAGACCGGCGAAGGCAAAAGCCTGGATCTGAACAGCCTGGGCACCTCGCAGATCACCGAGAAGGTGAAGCAAAAAGCCTGCGATCTGGTGCTGAAACAGGGTAAATCCTTTATTTCATGA
- a CDS encoding DUF333 domain-containing protein, which produces MKKTLMLSLLAGMTILQGCSVKSNDAPPPPQVKPIGMANPADVYCTQIGGKLNAKENAAGQYSTCTLPSGQEIESWELFRRDHPVKK; this is translated from the coding sequence ATGAAAAAAACGTTGATGCTTTCCCTGTTGGCAGGGATGACGATACTGCAGGGGTGTTCCGTGAAATCCAACGATGCGCCGCCGCCGCCGCAGGTGAAACCGATCGGCATGGCGAACCCGGCCGACGTGTATTGCACCCAAATCGGCGGCAAGCTGAATGCCAAAGAGAACGCGGCAGGCCAGTATTCCACCTGTACCTTGCCGAGTGGGCAGGAAATTGAAAGCTGGGAGCTGTTCCGCCGCGATCACCCGGTGAAAAAGTAA
- a CDS encoding transporter yields the protein MTSAVLYTLFPAAATVVGAAVALYRRPGAAAMRVIHHFTAGIVFAAAATEILPDLKQQSPVAVLLGGAAGVLLMLLVRQLGEKAQGPVGFIAAVGVDIFIDGLVLGIAFAAGAKAGLLLTLALTLEVLFLGLSIVGDLKDFLGRRLRAMAAIVGLALLLPIGGLLGAPVAMLGAFWLTAFLAFGLIALLYLVTEELLVEAHEGGKETPFTAAMFFVGFLLLLLLEEGLG from the coding sequence ATGACCTCCGCCGTGCTTTATACGCTGTTTCCCGCCGCAGCCACCGTCGTCGGCGCTGCGGTGGCGCTCTATCGCCGCCCAGGCGCCGCCGCGATGCGCGTCATCCATCACTTTACCGCCGGCATCGTTTTCGCCGCCGCCGCCACCGAAATCCTGCCCGATCTCAAGCAGCAATCGCCTGTGGCCGTGTTGCTGGGCGGCGCTGCGGGGGTGCTGTTAATGCTGCTGGTTCGGCAGTTGGGGGAAAAAGCGCAGGGGCCGGTCGGTTTTATCGCCGCGGTCGGCGTCGATATCTTTATCGATGGGCTGGTGCTGGGTATTGCCTTCGCGGCCGGTGCCAAAGCCGGCCTGCTGTTGACGCTGGCGTTAACGCTGGAAGTGCTGTTCCTGGGGTTGTCGATCGTTGGCGATTTGAAAGACTTTCTCGGCAGGCGGCTGCGTGCCATGGCGGCGATAGTTGGCCTGGCGCTGCTGCTGCCCATCGGTGGCCTGCTGGGCGCGCCGGTGGCCATGCTGGGCGCATTTTGGCTGACCGCCTTTTTGGCCTTTGGCCTGATCGCCCTGCTCTACCTGGTGACCGAGGAGCTGCTGGTCGAAGCGCATGAAGGCGGGAAAGAGACACCGTTCACCGCCGCGATGTTCTTTGTCGGTTTCCTGCTGCTGTTGCTGTTAGAGGAAGGTTTAGGGTAA
- a CDS encoding DeoR/GlpR family DNA-binding transcription regulator: protein MSKLLPNERHQAILDALRQQGRVLALEMAQRLNTTEATIRRDLRQLAAQNLCKRIYGGALAPTPAEGPVAARIALSGDEKLALAQTALGLIGEEQLIFLDAGSTHLYLADLLPRDRRLTVVTNALSIAGKMLERPGLRTILIGGELDAQVGGCVDAKAAEEIDGFHFDLVFTGICAYDPDGGFSALSYQDATFKKRLLTRAGSVAVLCTRDKLNTYAPYPFLPAGRVDHLVTARGAHPQLELQVAQGGGQVWHSDLPTGE, encoded by the coding sequence ATGTCCAAACTGTTACCGAATGAACGCCACCAGGCCATTCTCGACGCGCTTCGCCAACAGGGCCGGGTGCTGGCCCTGGAGATGGCGCAGCGGTTGAACACCACTGAAGCGACCATCCGCCGCGATCTGCGCCAGCTGGCAGCGCAGAACCTGTGCAAACGCATCTATGGCGGCGCGCTGGCGCCGACGCCGGCCGAAGGCCCGGTTGCGGCGCGCATTGCGCTCAGCGGCGATGAGAAGCTGGCGTTGGCGCAGACGGCGCTGGGGTTGATTGGTGAAGAGCAGCTGATCTTTCTCGATGCCGGCAGCACCCACCTGTATCTGGCGGATCTGTTGCCGCGCGATCGGCGTTTGACGGTGGTGACCAATGCATTGAGCATCGCCGGAAAAATGCTGGAACGGCCGGGGCTCCGCACCATCCTGATCGGCGGTGAGCTGGATGCGCAGGTCGGCGGCTGCGTAGATGCCAAGGCGGCGGAAGAGATAGACGGTTTTCATTTCGATCTGGTGTTCACCGGCATTTGCGCCTACGACCCGGATGGCGGCTTCTCCGCACTGAGCTACCAGGACGCCACGTTCAAAAAGCGGCTGCTGACGCGCGCCGGCAGCGTAGCGGTGCTGTGTACCCGCGACAAGCTCAATACCTACGCTCCTTACCCCTTCCTGCCCGCCGGGCGGGTGGATCATCTGGTGACGGCGCGCGGCGCGCATCCGCAGCTCGAGCTGCAGGTGGCGCAGGGCGGCGGCCAGGTTTGGCACAGCGATTTACCGACCGGAGAATGA
- a CDS encoding VOC family protein: MKIAHVALWTRDIDAQLAFWQRYFNGKAGEEYVSRNRPGFVSRFVSLAAGPTLEIMRVPTLLPAQPQEERVGWAHIALSLGDEGQVDRLAQRAQQEGILQSAPRWTGDGFYEAVLRDPDGNAIEITA; this comes from the coding sequence ATGAAAATAGCCCATGTTGCCCTGTGGACCCGTGACATCGACGCGCAGCTGGCGTTCTGGCAGCGTTATTTCAACGGTAAAGCGGGCGAGGAGTACGTCAGCCGCAACCGGCCGGGGTTCGTTTCCCGCTTTGTCAGCCTGGCGGCGGGGCCGACGCTGGAGATCATGCGCGTACCGACGCTGTTGCCGGCGCAGCCCCAGGAAGAACGGGTGGGCTGGGCGCACATCGCGCTGTCGCTGGGGGATGAAGGGCAGGTCGACCGGTTGGCGCAGCGCGCGCAGCAGGAGGGCATTCTGCAGTCCGCGCCGCGCTGGACCGGCGACGGCTTCTATGAGGCCGTCCTCCGCGATCCGGACGGCAACGCAATCGAAATCACCGCCTGA
- a CDS encoding LysR family transcriptional regulator, with product MLTDLNDLFFFASVVDHQGFAPAGRALGIPKSKLSRRVALLEERLGVRLIQRSTRRFSVTELGQNYYAHCKAMLVEAEAAQQAIEQTRAEPCGTVRMSCPVAILHTRVGSMVAAFMADYPKVTVHLEATNRRVDVVGEGLDLAIRVRPPPLEDSDLVLKILAQRTWCVAASPALVRTLGPAHTPEDLRKYPTLDLGPARAQHQWRLTGPQGERVEWEHTPRLVTDDMLMLRTAAIAGAGIVQLPAMMMRDDMLRGELVQLLPGWQPQGGVVHAVYPSRRGLLPAVRLLLDYLGEQFASIEEE from the coding sequence ATGCTGACCGATCTGAACGATCTGTTTTTCTTCGCCAGCGTGGTCGATCACCAGGGATTTGCTCCCGCCGGCCGGGCGCTGGGCATTCCCAAATCCAAGCTCAGCCGCCGCGTGGCGCTGCTGGAAGAGCGGCTGGGCGTGCGCCTGATACAACGCTCAACGCGGCGTTTCTCGGTGACCGAGCTCGGCCAAAACTATTACGCGCACTGCAAGGCGATGCTGGTGGAAGCGGAAGCGGCGCAGCAGGCGATCGAACAGACGCGCGCCGAGCCCTGCGGTACGGTGCGCATGTCGTGCCCGGTGGCGATCCTGCACACCCGCGTCGGCAGCATGGTGGCGGCCTTTATGGCCGACTATCCGAAGGTGACGGTGCATCTGGAGGCCACCAACCGCCGGGTGGACGTGGTGGGGGAAGGGTTGGATCTGGCGATCCGCGTGCGGCCGCCGCCGCTGGAAGACAGCGATCTGGTGCTGAAGATCCTGGCGCAGCGCACCTGGTGCGTCGCCGCCAGCCCGGCGCTGGTGCGCACCCTCGGGCCGGCGCACACGCCGGAAGACCTGCGTAAATACCCGACGCTCGATCTCGGCCCGGCGCGCGCTCAGCACCAATGGCGGCTGACCGGCCCGCAGGGTGAACGGGTCGAGTGGGAACACACACCGCGGCTGGTCACCGACGACATGCTGATGCTGCGCACCGCCGCCATCGCCGGCGCCGGCATCGTTCAGCTGCCGGCGATGATGATGCGTGACGACATGCTGCGCGGCGAACTGGTCCAGCTGCTGCCCGGCTGGCAGCCGCAGGGCGGCGTGGTACATGCGGTCTACCCGTCGCGCCGCGGTTTATTGCCGGCGGTGCGGCTGCTGCTCGATTATCTGGGTGAGCAGTTTGCCAGCATCGAAGAGGAGTGA
- a CDS encoding pirin family protein translates to MKKILGIHNSPEAHWVGNGFLVNSLFSYNDLGAEMSPFLLLDHAAPTKFRSASGTRGVGQHPHRGFETVTIVYQGEVEHRDSTGSGGVIGPGDVQWMTAASGILHEEFHSRDFSRKGGTMEMVQLWVNLPAKDKMAEPGYQTLLNADIPVVPLADGAGQVRVIAGDFGGHAGPARTFSPLNVWDMKLNAGHTTTLTVKEGHTLALVMLHGAILVNGEEVVRETQMVRFDRAGDSITIEANNDVALLVLSGEPIDEPIVGYGPFVMNSDAEIQQAFRDFNSGKFGSMNAEASAG, encoded by the coding sequence ATGAAAAAAATCCTCGGTATTCACAACAGCCCGGAAGCACATTGGGTCGGTAACGGTTTCCTGGTGAATTCGCTGTTCTCTTATAACGATTTGGGGGCGGAAATGAGCCCGTTCCTGCTGCTGGATCATGCGGCGCCAACCAAATTCCGCTCTGCCTCCGGCACCCGCGGCGTGGGCCAGCACCCGCATCGCGGTTTTGAAACGGTGACCATCGTCTATCAGGGCGAAGTGGAACACCGCGACTCGACCGGCAGCGGCGGGGTGATTGGTCCCGGCGACGTCCAGTGGATGACCGCCGCCTCCGGCATTCTGCACGAAGAGTTCCATTCGCGGGACTTCTCACGCAAGGGCGGCACCATGGAAATGGTGCAGCTGTGGGTCAACCTGCCGGCCAAGGACAAAATGGCCGAGCCGGGTTACCAGACGCTGCTGAACGCCGATATTCCGGTGGTACCGCTGGCGGACGGCGCCGGGCAAGTGCGGGTGATCGCCGGTGACTTCGGCGGCCATGCCGGCCCGGCACGCACTTTCAGCCCGCTCAACGTGTGGGATATGAAGCTGAATGCCGGCCATACCACCACGCTGACGGTGAAAGAAGGCCATACGCTGGCATTGGTGATGCTGCACGGCGCGATCCTGGTCAACGGTGAAGAAGTGGTGCGCGAAACCCAAATGGTGCGTTTCGACCGGGCGGGGGATTCGATCACTATCGAAGCCAACAACGACGTCGCGCTGCTGGTGCTGAGCGGCGAACCGATCGATGAGCCTATCGTCGGCTACGGCCCGTTCGTTATGAATAGCGACGCGGAAATCCAGCAGGCGTTCCGCGACTTCAACAGCGGCAAGTTCGGCAGCATGAACGCCGAAGCGAGCGCCGGCTGA
- the ycaC gene encoding isochorismate family cysteine hydrolase YcaC yields the protein MTANYKRLDKDQAAVLLVDHQAGLLSLVRDIDPDRFKNNVLALGDLAKYFNLPTILTTSFENGPNGPLVPELKAQFPDAPFIPRPGQINAWDNDDFVKAVKATGRKQLIIAGVVTEVCVAFPALSALNEGFEVFVVTDASGTFNELTRQSAWSRMEAAGAQLMTWFGVACELHRDWRNDIEGLGTLFSNHIPDYRNLMTSYSTLTNGK from the coding sequence ATGACTGCAAATTACAAACGCCTCGACAAGGACCAGGCCGCCGTATTGCTGGTGGATCATCAGGCAGGGCTGCTTTCGCTGGTGCGTGATATCGATCCCGATCGGTTTAAAAACAACGTGCTGGCGCTGGGTGATTTAGCGAAGTACTTCAATCTGCCGACCATTCTGACCACCAGTTTTGAAAACGGCCCCAACGGCCCGTTGGTGCCTGAATTGAAGGCTCAATTCCCCGATGCCCCGTTCATTCCTCGCCCCGGCCAAATCAACGCCTGGGACAACGATGACTTCGTCAAGGCGGTAAAAGCCACCGGCCGTAAACAGCTGATCATCGCCGGCGTGGTGACCGAAGTGTGCGTGGCCTTCCCGGCGCTGTCGGCGCTCAATGAAGGCTTCGAGGTCTTTGTGGTGACCGACGCCTCCGGCACCTTCAACGAGCTGACGCGTCAGTCGGCCTGGAGCCGCATGGAAGCCGCCGGCGCGCAGCTGATGACCTGGTTCGGCGTCGCCTGCGAGCTGCACCGCGACTGGCGCAACGACATTGAAGGCCTGGGCACGCTGTTCTCCAACCATATCCCGGACTACCGTAACCTGATGACCAGCTATAGCACGCTGACGAACGGTAAGTAA
- a CDS encoding thiol-disulfide oxidoreductase DCC family protein codes for MTLLSPLPYLQPGERALLFDGECNLCHGLVRYLIRADRQRRILLATVQSVEGQAILQALGLPTDRFDSVVYVEQGRYWLRSAALFQALRQLGGPYRVLALARYLPQRLADRVYDAVAGNRYRLFGRNEGTGLPGADQPGRYLPRRREPPA; via the coding sequence ATGACCCTTTTATCACCATTGCCTTATCTCCAGCCCGGCGAGCGCGCGCTGTTGTTCGACGGCGAATGTAATCTGTGTCACGGGCTGGTGAGGTACCTTATTCGCGCCGATCGGCAGCGGCGCATTCTGTTGGCGACAGTGCAATCCGTCGAAGGACAGGCGATCCTGCAGGCGTTGGGGTTGCCGACCGATCGTTTCGATTCCGTGGTCTATGTTGAGCAGGGGCGTTATTGGCTGCGTTCGGCGGCGCTGTTCCAGGCGCTGCGCCAGTTGGGGGGGCCGTACCGCGTGCTGGCGCTGGCGCGTTACCTGCCGCAGCGGCTGGCGGACAGGGTCTATGATGCGGTCGCCGGCAATCGCTACCGGCTGTTTGGCCGCAACGAGGGCACCGGCCTGCCGGGCGCCGATCAACCCGGGCGCTATCTGCCCCGGCGGCGGGAACCGCCGGCCTGA
- a CDS encoding ABC transporter ATP-binding protein, translating into MGISEEEHIRRLTQEKNDMGNAAKWVAIVSAVYFALMVFYGHPTGVLAMSGAVFIVSTTTWLKKRQKVKSYRMALAKISDDQP; encoded by the coding sequence ATGGGAATCAGTGAAGAAGAGCACATCCGCCGTTTGACCCAGGAGAAGAACGACATGGGCAATGCGGCGAAATGGGTGGCGATCGTTTCCGCCGTCTACTTTGCCTTGATGGTGTTTTACGGCCACCCGACCGGCGTGTTGGCGATGTCGGGCGCGGTGTTCATCGTCTCTACGACCACCTGGCTGAAAAAACGTCAGAAGGTCAAATCTTACCGCATGGCGTTGGCCAAAATCAGCGACGATCAGCCCTGA
- a CDS encoding GNAT family N-acetyltransferase: MQSFNPSTPYFSERLQMRPPVMADLERFYAIFGDPQTQRFNPAGPLTSEAQAASALQERLAGWRQHGYGSWALALREQPDWVIGFGGLSWKPLGGQRTVNLGYRFDTRVWGMGLATEMARASLQYGFIGLELGEISAIVRAENQASWRVLEKIGMQRVDTLDDVPGAAPSLVYTLKRGDYQG, translated from the coding sequence ATGCAGAGCTTTAATCCTTCAACCCCGTACTTCAGCGAACGCCTGCAGATGCGGCCGCCGGTGATGGCGGACCTCGAACGTTTCTACGCCATTTTTGGCGATCCGCAAACCCAACGCTTCAACCCCGCGGGCCCGCTCACCAGCGAAGCGCAGGCCGCCTCGGCGCTGCAGGAGCGGCTCGCCGGCTGGCGGCAACACGGCTACGGCTCCTGGGCGCTCGCCCTGCGCGAGCAGCCGGATTGGGTTATCGGTTTTGGCGGATTGTCCTGGAAACCGCTCGGCGGGCAGCGCACCGTTAACCTCGGCTATCGCTTCGACACCCGGGTATGGGGCATGGGGCTGGCCACCGAGATGGCGCGGGCTTCACTGCAATACGGTTTTATCGGGCTGGAACTGGGTGAGATTTCCGCCATTGTGCGCGCGGAGAATCAGGCTTCGTGGCGGGTGCTGGAAAAGATTGGTATGCAGCGGGTGGATACGCTGGATGACGTGCCCGGCGCGGCGCCGAGCCTGGTGTATACGCTAAAGCGCGGTGACTATCAGGGCTGA